In one Ralstonia pickettii genomic region, the following are encoded:
- a CDS encoding ABC transporter substrate-binding protein codes for MPQHRRRFLQSTLALAAAPALSIAQPRIVLKAGDQKGGLRALLEAADALKGVSYDIQWTEFPAAAPLAEALNAGAVDLGPIGDAPAIFALAAGTRIKLIGANRSDPYGTAVLVRPDSPLNTAADLKGKSIGTNRGSIGHFVALKALESAGLGPDDANFRFLPPADAKLALVNGSIDAWSTWEPYTAMAETAKHARVLVNGRGLWSGLSYLAATDAALAAKRDALGDFLQRVVRAQVWSYQHVDSFSVTLARIIGIAPEAARLQFARRQTVWRAIDPQLIAEQQRTADFYVKVGLLKQRLEVATTFDTGFPLVA; via the coding sequence ATGCCGCAACATCGACGACGTTTTCTGCAATCCACGCTGGCACTCGCTGCCGCGCCTGCCTTGTCCATCGCGCAACCCCGCATCGTGCTCAAGGCTGGTGACCAGAAGGGCGGACTGCGCGCGCTGCTCGAAGCCGCCGACGCGCTCAAAGGCGTGTCGTACGACATCCAATGGACCGAATTTCCGGCGGCCGCACCGCTGGCCGAAGCGCTCAATGCAGGCGCCGTCGACTTGGGCCCCATTGGGGATGCACCAGCCATCTTTGCCCTGGCGGCGGGCACACGGATCAAACTGATCGGCGCCAACCGATCCGACCCATACGGCACGGCGGTGCTGGTGCGGCCGGACTCTCCGCTGAACACCGCCGCGGATCTGAAAGGCAAGTCGATCGGCACAAACCGCGGGTCGATCGGGCATTTCGTGGCGCTCAAGGCGTTGGAATCTGCAGGGCTGGGCCCGGACGACGCCAACTTCCGTTTTCTGCCGCCTGCGGATGCCAAGCTTGCGCTGGTCAACGGTTCGATCGATGCGTGGTCAACGTGGGAGCCTTACACCGCGATGGCCGAAACGGCCAAGCACGCGCGCGTGCTGGTCAACGGACGCGGGTTGTGGTCGGGACTCAGCTACCTGGCGGCGACCGACGCGGCTCTGGCCGCCAAGCGCGACGCACTGGGCGATTTCCTGCAGCGCGTGGTGCGCGCGCAGGTGTGGTCGTATCAGCATGTCGATAGCTTTTCAGTCACGCTGGCCCGCATCATCGGCATTGCGCCGGAGGCCGCGCGGCTGCAGTTTGCGCGGCGGCAGACCGTGTGGCGCGCCATCGATCCGCAGCTCATTGCCGAGCAGCAGCGCACGGCCGATTTCTACGTGAAGGTGGGTCTGCTCAAACAGCGGCTGGAAGTGGCCACCACGTTTGACACGGGGTTTCCGCTGGTTGCCTAG
- a CDS encoding LysR substrate-binding domain-containing protein — protein sequence MFELSQLRCFVAVAEELHFGRAAERLHMTQPPLSRQVRLLEHQVGTALLERNSRSVKLTAAGRSFLPDASRILRLADEAAATARRVATGAAGQLAIGFTASVGYGKLPSLVSAVRAASPGVRLTLKEMVSGAQLSALDAREIDVGLLRPPVEHGELIAVPCSQEALVIALPEAVADSWPQRPSLRDCEGQPLLMYSPYEARYFHQMVSSLLERAEVLPDIVEYVSQIHSMLALVRAGIGVALIPAAAAMLHFEGVVYRPVRTTPAKPVELWMAYRKDNDNPVFNLLKTVLHNTLAEGR from the coding sequence GCCGCTGTCGCGCCAGGTGCGGCTGCTCGAACATCAGGTCGGTACGGCACTGCTGGAACGCAACAGCCGCTCGGTCAAGCTGACGGCGGCCGGGCGCAGTTTTCTACCCGATGCGTCTCGCATCCTGCGCTTGGCGGACGAAGCTGCGGCCACGGCCCGGCGCGTGGCGACGGGGGCTGCCGGGCAATTGGCGATCGGCTTTACCGCGTCGGTCGGCTATGGGAAGTTGCCTTCGCTGGTGAGCGCCGTGCGGGCGGCTTCACCGGGCGTGCGGCTGACGCTCAAGGAGATGGTGAGCGGCGCGCAGCTCTCGGCGCTGGATGCGCGCGAGATCGACGTGGGCCTGCTGCGCCCGCCGGTGGAGCACGGCGAGCTGATTGCCGTGCCGTGCTCGCAGGAAGCGCTGGTGATCGCCCTTCCGGAAGCCGTGGCCGACAGTTGGCCGCAACGCCCCAGCCTGCGCGACTGCGAGGGCCAGCCGCTGCTGATGTATTCCCCATACGAGGCGCGCTATTTCCACCAGATGGTCAGCAGCCTGCTGGAGCGCGCGGAGGTGCTGCCCGACATCGTTGAATACGTCAGCCAGATCCACTCGATGCTGGCGCTGGTGCGTGCCGGCATCGGCGTAGCGCTCATTCCCGCAGCGGCGGCCATGCTGCACTTCGAGGGCGTCGTCTATCGCCCGGTACGCACCACGCCGGCCAAGCCGGTTGAACTGTGGATGGCCTATCGCAAGGACAACGACAACCCCGTGTTCAACCTGCTCAAGACGGTGCTGCACAACACTCTTGCCGAGGGGCGCTGA
- a CDS encoding c-type cytochrome: MSGPEATVWLNALLGFLQWAQHGVLVLLHTLGLTGEAHGQPAWPWDVRIAGETLLIDLGQARQLGLTLIALMLALVAVVIAVLVRRWRPVSSGVAAGLLVVAPWPSAVVLAPAVPTSFHVSPTAFSVASITQGTRIYNAVCASCHGADGRGEGPLAATPRRWPPTVVGPLLGRHPDGELFWHIAHGMVDTQGASTMPAFADRLSDADIWAVLDAMKVLAASGGVRAGGWPLPVALPALPVRCGDAPTQSLATWRNGQRVRVVAVDAASRAGIPLEDPRFQTLLITPDGTLPPPTRAFEARCVAEGADAWSVFATIAGAAPQAFSGTQLLADRNGWLRARGAPGTTWSDADFLCTSAARGTARSTSGLDALIARMDAEPVRYVKGGFIH; this comes from the coding sequence ATGAGCGGACCGGAAGCGACGGTCTGGCTCAACGCATTGCTTGGCTTTCTGCAATGGGCGCAGCACGGCGTGCTGGTGCTGCTGCACACGCTTGGGCTGACAGGCGAGGCGCACGGGCAGCCAGCATGGCCGTGGGACGTGCGCATCGCGGGCGAAACCCTGTTGATTGACCTTGGGCAAGCGCGGCAGCTTGGCCTGACGCTGATTGCCTTGATGCTCGCGTTGGTGGCCGTCGTGATCGCCGTGCTCGTGCGGCGGTGGCGGCCGGTGTCATCCGGCGTCGCGGCGGGCCTGCTTGTGGTGGCGCCGTGGCCGTCGGCGGTTGTGCTCGCGCCCGCCGTGCCGACGAGTTTCCATGTCAGCCCGACGGCATTTTCGGTGGCATCCATCACGCAGGGCACGCGCATCTACAACGCGGTCTGTGCAAGCTGCCACGGCGCAGATGGCCGAGGCGAAGGCCCCTTGGCAGCCACGCCCAGGCGCTGGCCGCCCACGGTGGTCGGCCCATTGCTTGGCCGTCATCCCGATGGCGAACTGTTCTGGCACATCGCTCACGGCATGGTCGATACACAAGGCGCGTCCACCATGCCTGCATTTGCCGATCGATTGAGCGACGCCGATATCTGGGCGGTGCTCGACGCGATGAAGGTGCTGGCAGCGAGTGGTGGCGTGCGTGCCGGCGGCTGGCCACTACCTGTGGCGCTGCCGGCGCTGCCCGTGCGTTGCGGGGATGCGCCGACTCAATCCTTGGCGACGTGGCGCAACGGCCAACGCGTGAGGGTGGTGGCGGTGGATGCGGCATCGAGAGCCGGCATCCCGCTGGAAGACCCGCGTTTCCAGACATTGCTCATCACGCCGGATGGCACGTTGCCACCGCCAACCCGCGCGTTTGAGGCGCGCTGTGTGGCTGAAGGTGCCGACGCCTGGAGCGTCTTCGCCACCATTGCCGGTGCCGCGCCGCAAGCGTTCTCCGGCACGCAGTTGCTGGCCGACCGCAACGGGTGGTTGCGCGCACGCGGCGCACCGGGCACCACGTGGTCCGATGCTGACTTCCTGTGCACCTCGGCCGCCCGCGGAACCGCCCGCAGCACAAGCGGCCTCGACGCCTTGATCGCCCGCATGGACGCCGAACCGGTGCGCTATGTGAAAGGCGGTTTCATTCATTGA
- a CDS encoding ABC transporter ATP-binding protein, translating into MVAVLEREAPPPAAAVGARIDVQGVSHWFGSRANPLQVLDGVSLTIQRGEFVALLGPSGCGKSTLLRLIAGLEPPTHGRILQDDKPISEPDPSRVVVFQDPTLYPWRRVWDNVALGLQARGVLNAERDRVNDALERVGLGGFHRAFPHELSGGMAQRVALARALVNDPQLLVLDEPLGKLDSLTRLAMQSELVTLWQRARFSTVLVTHDVEEALFLAQRVVIFSPRPARITAELTVDLPYPRHRGDPRLSALRHEALGHLGLGETW; encoded by the coding sequence ATGGTAGCCGTGCTCGAACGCGAGGCGCCGCCGCCTGCGGCCGCTGTCGGCGCACGCATCGACGTGCAGGGCGTCAGCCACTGGTTTGGCAGCCGCGCCAATCCGCTGCAGGTGCTCGACGGTGTGAGCCTGACCATACAGCGCGGTGAATTCGTGGCGCTGCTTGGGCCAAGCGGTTGCGGCAAGTCCACCCTGCTGCGCCTGATCGCGGGGCTGGAACCGCCCACGCATGGTCGCATCCTGCAGGACGACAAGCCCATCAGCGAGCCCGACCCATCTCGTGTGGTGGTTTTCCAGGACCCGACGCTCTATCCGTGGCGCCGCGTGTGGGACAACGTTGCGCTGGGTCTGCAAGCGCGCGGCGTGCTCAATGCAGAGCGTGACCGCGTGAACGACGCGCTGGAACGCGTGGGCCTGGGCGGCTTTCATCGGGCGTTTCCGCATGAGCTGTCGGGCGGCATGGCGCAACGTGTGGCGCTGGCGCGTGCGCTGGTCAACGATCCGCAGTTGCTGGTGCTGGACGAGCCGCTGGGCAAGCTGGATTCACTCACGCGGCTGGCCATGCAGAGCGAGCTGGTGACGCTGTGGCAACGCGCCCGCTTCTCGACCGTGCTGGTGACGCACGATGTGGAGGAGGCGCTGTTCCTGGCGCAGCGTGTGGTCATTTTCAGCCCGCGTCCGGCGCGCATCACGGCGGAACTGACGGTGGACCTGCCTTACCCGCGCCATCGCGGCGACCCGCGCTTGAGCGCATTGCGGCACGAGGCACTCGGTCATCTCGGCTTGGGTGAGACCTGGTAG
- a CDS encoding ABC transporter permease: MSTIPQTLEAPAPLSNPFADAVERGGAWRTGAVAALAWAAFGLLTWRWPNHVVGFSDWAFTAELGVAALIVGIALFVVALAAGHVSPLRPVQEALQPAGPWLIAVPVVLALWEVLTAKSGALPTPFFAPPQALIEVYSEDWPRLGDSVLNTLKLLGIGYLLGALTGFLVGVSIGWSRAVGYWVHPVLRILGPLPATALLPITFYFFPSSYSAAAFLIALAAGFPVAVLTWSGVAGVSKSYYDVARTLGASNAFLVLRVAIPAALPQVFVGLFMGLGASFTVLVTAEMMGVKSGLGWYLTWAQGWASYVNMYAALIVMALLFSSIITLLFKVRDRALVWQKGTLKW, from the coding sequence CATGGCGCACCGGCGCCGTGGCCGCATTGGCTTGGGCCGCCTTCGGCCTGCTGACGTGGCGCTGGCCCAACCACGTGGTCGGCTTCAGCGACTGGGCGTTCACGGCGGAGCTGGGCGTTGCCGCGTTGATCGTTGGCATTGCGCTGTTCGTGGTGGCGTTGGCGGCGGGCCATGTGTCCCCGTTGCGGCCCGTGCAGGAAGCGCTGCAGCCAGCCGGGCCGTGGTTGATCGCCGTGCCTGTGGTGCTGGCCTTGTGGGAGGTGCTGACCGCCAAGTCCGGTGCATTGCCCACACCGTTCTTTGCGCCGCCGCAGGCATTGATCGAGGTCTATTCGGAAGACTGGCCGCGTCTGGGCGACAGCGTGCTGAATACGCTCAAGTTGCTCGGCATTGGCTATCTGCTTGGTGCGTTGACGGGCTTTCTGGTGGGCGTGTCGATCGGCTGGTCGCGCGCGGTGGGCTACTGGGTGCATCCGGTGCTGCGCATTCTCGGGCCGTTGCCGGCGACGGCGCTGTTGCCGATCACGTTCTACTTCTTCCCGTCGAGCTATTCGGCGGCGGCTTTCCTGATCGCCCTGGCTGCCGGCTTTCCCGTGGCGGTGCTCACGTGGTCCGGCGTGGCGGGCGTGAGCAAAAGCTACTACGACGTAGCGCGAACGCTGGGCGCATCCAACGCGTTCCTCGTACTGCGTGTGGCGATTCCGGCAGCCCTGCCGCAGGTGTTCGTGGGGCTGTTCATGGGGCTGGGCGCGTCGTTCACGGTGCTGGTGACGGCGGAGATGATGGGCGTGAAGTCGGGCCTCGGCTGGTACCTGACCTGGGCGCAAGGCTGGGCATCGTACGTCAACATGTATGCCGCGCTGATCGTCATGGCGCTGCTGTTCTCGAGCATCATCACGCTGCTCTTCAAGGTGCGTGACCGCGCGCTGGTCTGGCAGAAGGGGACGCTGAAATGGTAG